From Paenibacillus sp. GP183, one genomic window encodes:
- a CDS encoding GntR family transcriptional regulator — MDEKSSLTEQIYYKLKEMILYGKIKSGELLTVGEIAQNYHISRTPVREAFTALKHDGLLEVLPHKGYLVSRIDLKDLEDLFVIRMMLEGGAAELAATNASKQMIAQLEQLAMVEFSKDDERDEIFFMKTNLNFHTFVAKASKNDRLVNLVANSLNLMQRVLLWDLKDSSLYSMQTEHMKLVELIGKRDPVNTKKYMIEHIESSRRRIFSRNYSS; from the coding sequence ATGGATGAAAAATCTTCCTTAACGGAACAAATCTATTACAAACTAAAAGAAATGATTTTATACGGCAAGATAAAATCAGGCGAATTATTAACGGTAGGAGAGATTGCTCAAAACTACCATATTAGTAGAACCCCTGTCAGAGAGGCTTTTACGGCGCTAAAACACGACGGTTTGCTTGAGGTTTTGCCACATAAAGGTTATTTGGTCAGCAGAATTGATCTTAAAGATCTGGAGGATCTGTTCGTTATTCGAATGATGCTCGAGGGCGGAGCTGCAGAACTCGCGGCAACAAATGCGTCCAAGCAAATGATTGCACAATTGGAACAACTGGCTATGGTTGAATTTAGCAAGGACGATGAGAGAGACGAAATCTTTTTCATGAAAACGAATTTAAACTTCCATACTTTTGTTGCCAAAGCATCAAAAAATGACAGGCTGGTTAACCTGGTAGCCAATAGCCTCAACCTTATGCAGCGAGTTTTGCTTTGGGATTTGAAAGACTCAAGCCTTTATTCTATGCAAACAGAGCATATGAAGCTAGTGGAATTAATCGGAAAGAGAGACCCTGTTAATACAAAAAAGTACATGATCGAACATATTGAAAGCTCCAGAAGACGAATTTTTTCCAGAAATTATAGCTCATAA
- the istB gene encoding IS21-like element helper ATPase IstB, with translation MFDETTMRKLQEMHLAAMADSYRNQLRDTAFHALSFEERFGLLVDMEWARRKNNRLSALIRSADLQQSDACIENVEYHADRKLDRTQILRLATGGYIQEKHNIIIMGASGAGKTYLASAFGMAACRNFYPAKYMRLPDLLNELAVARGEGVYQKVIKQYKKVPLLILDEWLLVSLKESEARELLEIVEARHQRGSTIFCSQFSPAGWHGKIGESTLADAILDRIVHNSYTITIDGIDSMRKRKGIIS, from the coding sequence ATGTTTGATGAAACTACCATGCGTAAACTACAGGAAATGCATCTGGCAGCTATGGCTGATTCGTATCGCAACCAACTACGGGATACAGCTTTTCATGCCCTTTCATTTGAAGAACGGTTTGGACTCCTGGTCGATATGGAATGGGCCAGACGGAAGAACAACCGTTTGTCGGCACTGATTCGAAGTGCTGATCTTCAACAGAGTGATGCCTGCATCGAAAATGTCGAGTATCATGCGGATAGAAAACTAGATCGAACGCAGATCCTTCGCTTGGCAACCGGTGGATATATCCAGGAAAAACACAACATCATTATCATGGGTGCTTCTGGCGCGGGAAAAACGTATTTGGCTTCTGCTTTTGGTATGGCCGCCTGCAGAAACTTTTACCCAGCTAAATACATGCGTTTGCCGGATCTCTTAAATGAGTTGGCTGTTGCACGGGGCGAAGGGGTCTACCAGAAAGTGATCAAGCAATACAAAAAAGTCCCCTTATTAATTTTGGATGAATGGTTGCTTGTTTCTCTGAAAGAGAGCGAAGCTAGAGAATTGCTTGAAATCGTGGAAGCTCGACATCAAAGAGGATCCACCATCTTTTGCTCCCAGTTCTCTCCCGCCGGCTGGCATGGAAAGATCGGAGAAAGTACATTAGCCGATGCTATATTGGACCGAATTGTCCATAATTCTTACACGATTACGATTGATGGAATCGATTCTATGCGCAAACGCAAGGGAATCATCAGCTAA
- the istA gene encoding IS21 family transposase — protein MTPYREILRLHSQGISQRNIAASCVCSRNTISKIIQRAEEIGLAWSPENEMTDGEMRQRLFTEAAPPPSRKYPDYEYIHKEMAKSGVTLSLLWSEYCEGCRTSHEIPLMYSQFCHHYQQYTQKTKATMRILRKPGEQLEVDWAGQTASIIDRDSGEMIDVYVFLGVLSYSQYAYVEAFASQNQESWITAHVHMYSFFSGATRMLIPDNLKTGVEKASWYSPVINKTYHEMAEHYSTAVIPARVRKPKDYPEC, from the coding sequence ATGACCCCATACCGTGAAATTCTGCGGCTACATAGCCAAGGGATTAGTCAGCGTAACATCGCTGCCAGTTGCGTCTGCTCGCGTAACACCATTTCTAAAATTATTCAACGAGCAGAAGAAATCGGATTGGCGTGGTCGCCCGAAAACGAAATGACCGATGGAGAAATGCGCCAACGCCTCTTTACTGAGGCAGCTCCACCCCCGTCAAGGAAATACCCCGACTACGAATACATCCACAAGGAGATGGCCAAAAGCGGCGTGACACTTAGTTTGCTTTGGAGCGAATATTGTGAAGGTTGTCGGACAAGCCATGAGATCCCACTCATGTATTCTCAGTTCTGCCATCACTACCAGCAATACACGCAAAAGACGAAAGCGACGATGCGGATCTTGCGAAAACCTGGAGAACAGTTGGAGGTGGACTGGGCGGGACAAACGGCATCGATCATCGATAGAGATTCCGGTGAAATGATCGATGTGTATGTTTTTCTAGGCGTGCTTTCCTACAGCCAGTACGCTTATGTAGAGGCTTTTGCATCGCAAAATCAGGAAAGCTGGATCACTGCACATGTTCATATGTATTCCTTTTTCAGCGGAGCCACACGTATGCTGATCCCGGACAATCTCAAGACGGGCGTGGAAAAGGCCTCTTGGTATTCGCCAGTCATTAACAAGACGTACCATGAAATGGCGGAGCATTACAGCACGGCTGTCATCCCGGCCCGTGTTCGTAAACCGAAGGATTATCCCGAATGTTGA
- the istB gene encoding IS21-like element helper ATPase IstB, translating into MLNNPTIEKLKDMKLKVMAQMLDESDASWRELSFEERLGLMVEKEWLSRKNARIKRQLYSASLGLNACLEDIDYATDRTIDKKTIQTLATCAFMEQKLNIVITGKTGSGKSYLACAFGNNACRKGYTVKYYRIPELLLEIQAAKIEHRYTAFMKQLQGVKLLILDDIGLKGYTLEESRDILEITESRYNKASTLIAGQMAHSKWYELFPDPTTADAIMDRIIHNSYVLSLDSKKSMREVMAEKTIKSIENNTALS; encoded by the coding sequence GTGCTTAATAACCCCACCATTGAAAAGTTAAAAGATATGAAACTCAAGGTTATGGCTCAAATGCTGGACGAATCTGACGCCTCTTGGAGAGAACTCTCCTTTGAAGAACGACTCGGCCTCATGGTGGAAAAAGAATGGCTATCGAGAAAGAACGCCAGAATTAAAAGGCAATTATACAGTGCTTCTCTAGGGTTGAATGCATGCCTGGAGGATATCGATTATGCCACCGATCGGACCATCGATAAAAAGACCATACAGACTTTGGCTACTTGTGCTTTTATGGAGCAGAAACTGAACATTGTGATCACCGGGAAAACAGGAAGCGGCAAATCTTACCTTGCATGTGCGTTCGGAAATAACGCTTGCCGAAAAGGGTATACCGTCAAATACTACAGAATCCCTGAACTCCTTCTTGAAATCCAAGCGGCTAAAATCGAACACCGGTACACAGCATTTATGAAGCAGTTGCAAGGTGTGAAGCTACTAATTCTGGATGACATCGGCCTTAAGGGATACACATTGGAAGAAAGTCGTGACATCCTGGAAATAACGGAGAGTCGGTATAACAAAGCATCCACATTGATCGCAGGGCAGATGGCCCACTCGAAATGGTATGAATTATTCCCGGATCCAACGACAGCTGACGCCATAATGGACCGAATTATCCACAACTCATATGTCTTATCGTTGGATTCAAAGAAATCCATGCGGGAAGTGATGGCCGAAAAAACAATAAAATCTATTGAAAACAATACTGCATTATCGTAA
- the istA gene encoding IS21 family transposase: protein MRRMEMLKAREILRLKHEIGLSLREIGQACNCGKSSVSETLARAEKAGLTWPIELTDKQLMSALYPPVESKTLPLEPDMDYVFNEMKKKNVTLMLLWEEYKKKNPAGIMYSQFCERYRNFKKHNKISMHKEHKAGEEVEVDWAGDTMSYVEPGTGEIKKAYLFVAVLPASAYPFVYAYGDQKTPNWIDAHVRTFEYFGGVPKVTIPDNTKTAVIKSDLVDPVLNKSYNEMARHYRTTLVPARAGRPKDKAADENMVGIVSRRIIAVLRNTQFFSLYEINQALSEELVKLILRPFQKMQGNRLTAFEQIDKPCLQPLPATKYEYSDWREGKIQFNYHIEYDRFFYSVHYAYVNQSCSVRATTRVVEVYVGNERIAAYPRNYNASKRYTTLPEHMPEEHKAVSGWSSERFLSWAEKTGPHTRELIKQLLESREYPMQTYRACMGIMRFGKSYSAEIMERASRDALDKNTCSFKYFSMILKQLTVRVTTISDEKIIQHDNVRGSSAYTGGGFRA, encoded by the coding sequence ATGAGGAGGATGGAAATGTTAAAGGCAAGAGAGATTTTAAGATTAAAACATGAGATTGGCCTTTCCCTGAGAGAAATAGGACAAGCCTGCAACTGCGGAAAGTCCTCGGTTTCCGAAACGTTAGCCCGGGCTGAAAAAGCAGGACTTACATGGCCAATCGAGCTTACAGATAAGCAACTGATGTCCGCTTTGTATCCCCCCGTAGAAAGCAAGACACTCCCCCTCGAACCAGATATGGATTACGTATTTAACGAAATGAAGAAAAAAAACGTCACGCTAATGTTGCTATGGGAAGAGTACAAGAAAAAGAATCCCGCCGGGATCATGTATAGCCAATTCTGTGAACGCTACAGGAACTTTAAAAAACACAATAAGATTTCCATGCACAAAGAACACAAAGCTGGCGAGGAAGTCGAGGTCGACTGGGCAGGAGACACTATGTCCTACGTCGAGCCAGGCACAGGAGAAATAAAGAAGGCCTACCTCTTTGTGGCCGTTCTACCGGCAAGTGCTTATCCTTTTGTTTATGCGTATGGAGACCAGAAAACGCCAAATTGGATCGATGCACATGTGCGGACCTTTGAATATTTCGGTGGCGTTCCGAAAGTAACGATTCCCGACAACACCAAGACGGCTGTGATTAAATCCGATCTGGTCGACCCTGTCCTAAACAAGAGCTACAACGAAATGGCCCGACATTACAGAACAACCCTTGTTCCTGCAAGGGCAGGTAGACCGAAGGATAAGGCGGCAGATGAGAATATGGTAGGCATCGTGTCAAGAAGAATCATCGCTGTCCTGAGAAACACGCAGTTTTTCAGCCTCTATGAGATCAATCAAGCCCTGTCGGAAGAATTAGTAAAGTTGATCCTTCGGCCCTTTCAGAAGATGCAAGGCAATCGATTGACAGCCTTTGAACAGATAGATAAACCCTGCTTACAGCCCCTGCCTGCCACAAAGTACGAATATTCCGACTGGCGAGAAGGCAAGATTCAGTTCAATTACCATATTGAATATGACCGTTTCTTTTACAGTGTTCATTACGCTTATGTCAACCAATCCTGTTCCGTACGAGCGACTACCAGAGTGGTAGAAGTCTATGTCGGCAATGAAAGGATCGCTGCCTACCCAAGAAATTATAACGCATCAAAAAGGTATACAACGCTACCGGAACATATGCCTGAGGAACACAAAGCGGTATCCGGATGGAGCTCAGAGCGTTTCCTTTCATGGGCAGAGAAAACAGGACCCCATACACGTGAGCTGATCAAACAATTGTTGGAGAGCCGGGAATATCCCATGCAGACCTATAGGGCTTGTATGGGAATTATGCGGTTCGGCAAAAGCTATTCTGCCGAAATTATGGAACGTGCCAGCCGGGATGCACTGGATAAGAATACCTGCTCTTTTAAATATTTCAGTATGATCCTCAAACAATTGACGGTACGAGTTACAACCATCAGCGATGAAAAAATCATCCAACATGACAATGTACGGGGAAGCAGTGCTTACACAGGGGGTGGTTTCCGTGCTTAA
- a CDS encoding Mu transposase C-terminal domain-containing protein: protein MEKLIDLFPLEQAEVNEKGILFKGFFYSCSIAIREQWYGKEFRKIPIYFDNYDDDYILVLLKDGSLTIAYRISNNVAADHQSAENYQAMIRSLKEQLKNRKKRLLKR, encoded by the coding sequence GTGGAAAAATTAATTGATCTATTTCCACTTGAGCAAGCCGAGGTAAATGAGAAAGGGATCCTTTTTAAAGGTTTTTTTTACTCATGCAGCATTGCAATTCGTGAACAGTGGTATGGAAAAGAATTTAGAAAAATTCCAATTTATTTTGATAACTACGATGATGATTACATTCTGGTTTTGTTGAAAGATGGAAGTTTAACGATAGCATACCGCATTTCAAATAATGTAGCCGCAGATCATCAAAGTGCTGAAAATTATCAAGCAATGATACGTTCATTAAAAGAACAATTAAAGAACCGTAAGAAAAGGCTCTTGAAAAGATGA
- a CDS encoding helix-turn-helix transcriptional regulator — protein MSESTLKLVGKRIRDLRKERGLSQEQLGDLANLNYTYIGGVERSETNISVLNLTKIAQALNVGVNELFTYTRLSNQTKGKSHDMEQIIDLLLSLNPREVKKAKNILMEVFDKK, from the coding sequence ATGTCTGAATCAACGTTGAAATTAGTTGGTAAGCGAATACGGGACTTGCGGAAAGAAAGAGGATTGTCACAGGAGCAACTAGGAGATTTAGCCAACTTAAACTACACATATATTGGGGGAGTCGAACGGTCGGAAACCAATATATCTGTCCTTAATCTTACAAAAATTGCCCAAGCCTTAAATGTTGGCGTTAATGAATTATTTACTTATACCAGGCTAAGTAACCAAACAAAAGGGAAGTCTCATGATATGGAACAAATAATAGACCTTCTCCTTTCGCTTAATCCAAGAGAAGTAAAAAAAGCGAAAAACATTTTAATGGAAGTTTTCGATAAGAAATAA
- a CDS encoding Mov34/MPN/PAD-1 family protein: protein MEYKFGDKSLIFTPEVIKTFESYRQIELRQHEAGGILLGRVYEYEKIIIEQISTPTSEDKSGRYFFDRSVQKAQRIVTEAWQESKGEIRYLGECHTHPEATPTPSSVDRKLIKGMLNDTKMDIDFLFLVIIGMRDLYVASQRKGKKLTQLCKK, encoded by the coding sequence ATGGAATACAAATTCGGCGATAAATCACTCATTTTTACACCCGAAGTCATAAAAACATTCGAATCCTATCGTCAGATTGAGCTTCGGCAACATGAAGCTGGCGGTATTTTGTTAGGTCGTGTTTATGAGTATGAGAAAATAATCATCGAACAAATAAGCACCCCCACATCCGAGGATAAATCAGGGCGTTATTTTTTCGATAGAAGCGTGCAAAAGGCACAGCGAATTGTAACTGAGGCTTGGCAGGAGTCGAAAGGTGAAATCAGGTATCTTGGTGAATGTCATACCCACCCCGAAGCGACTCCCACGCCGTCATCAGTTGATCGCAAACTTATAAAGGGCATGTTAAACGACACGAAAATGGATATAGATTTTCTGTTTCTTGTAATCATTGGCATGCGTGATCTTTATGTAGCATCGCAGCGCAAAGGCAAGAAGCTGACACAACTGTGCAAGAAGTGA
- a CDS encoding adenosylcobalamin-dependent ribonucleoside-diphosphate reductase, with product METVQIKRTLDGLSEKIFLDRYALKNADTSQAKVGDTVLVLTKDDPKFPAKEVGEIITRTGNKVTVKTRSGEVVESSVEKLTLNIEKTPEQLWNRLAKAMASVEASPEKQKEWTDKFKYILEDWKLVPGGRIAAGADASDELTLFNCYVIPSPHDSRGGIMATLSEMTEIMSRGGGVGINLSSLRPRRSVVKGVNGSSSGAVSWGGLFSYTTGLIEQGGSRRGALMLMINDWHPDLVDFITVKSTMGQITNANLSVCVSNGFMKAVKEDLEWELVFPDTTDPEYNEKWDGNLDSWKQMGKAVKPYKTVKAREVWHMIIESAWKSAEPGVVFMEYYNQMSNSWYFNPIICTNPCGEQGLPAWGVCNLSAVNLSKFYDVDKHDVDWDDLGKVVRYSTRFLDNVIDKTPYHFEENRINQQGERRVGLGTMGLAELMIKLKIRYGSPESLVFLDKIYGFMAKEAYLASADIAEEKGSFTHFIEDKFLQSGFMKKMTMVFPEVGAAIKKKGMRNVTVITQAPTGSTGTMVGTSTGIEPYFAFEYFRQSRLGFDKQYVPIAQEYKDQHPDEELPDYFVTSMSLSAEDHIRAQAAIQTWVDSSISKTANCPADFTVEETKRLYELAFDLGCKGVTIYRDGSRDVQVLSTEKKEDKKAEAPAAVAAPEVEFKADVQDEAHTFASLSNHLSVNVDAKTEQGFDKQYKRRPQILRGATYKVNTPFGMAYITINDMNGSPSEIFLNVGKAGSDVFAMSEALGRVCSLFLRYGDHGDKVRLLVKHLKGIGGSGAIGFGNNRVESIADAVAKALEQHDEVMNDRDDVEDFITATSEILETPAGAVTSSGYGGHGQFKPVGLNSKDLCPSCGSASLVNSEGCKTCANCGFSKCS from the coding sequence GTGGAAACTGTACAGATTAAACGGACATTGGATGGATTAAGCGAGAAAATATTTTTGGATCGGTATGCTCTTAAAAACGCAGACACCAGTCAAGCGAAGGTGGGCGATACCGTACTCGTTTTAACCAAGGACGACCCTAAATTCCCGGCCAAAGAAGTAGGCGAAATCATCACCCGAACAGGCAATAAGGTAACGGTCAAAACCCGCAGCGGAGAAGTTGTGGAATCTTCCGTGGAGAAACTTACGCTTAATATAGAAAAAACGCCCGAACAGCTCTGGAATCGTCTTGCCAAAGCTATGGCTTCTGTTGAAGCCTCGCCTGAGAAGCAAAAAGAATGGACCGACAAATTCAAGTACATATTGGAGGATTGGAAGCTTGTTCCCGGTGGGCGTATTGCGGCCGGCGCTGATGCGAGCGATGAATTGACGCTGTTCAACTGTTATGTGATTCCCTCCCCTCATGACAGTCGCGGCGGCATCATGGCGACCTTAAGCGAAATGACCGAAATCATGTCACGCGGCGGCGGTGTAGGCATTAACCTGTCCTCGCTTCGTCCTCGCCGGTCTGTCGTGAAGGGCGTTAACGGATCATCCAGCGGTGCTGTATCCTGGGGCGGACTGTTCAGCTACACGACTGGCCTGATTGAGCAAGGCGGTTCCCGCCGCGGCGCATTGATGCTGATGATTAACGATTGGCATCCGGACCTGGTTGATTTCATCACCGTGAAATCCACGATGGGCCAAATTACGAACGCGAATTTGTCCGTATGCGTAAGCAACGGCTTTATGAAAGCGGTCAAGGAAGATCTGGAATGGGAGCTTGTATTCCCGGATACGACGGACCCTGAATATAACGAGAAATGGGACGGCAACCTGGATTCCTGGAAGCAGATGGGCAAAGCCGTCAAGCCTTACAAAACGGTTAAGGCCCGTGAAGTATGGCATATGATTATTGAAAGTGCTTGGAAATCCGCCGAGCCGGGCGTTGTGTTCATGGAATACTATAACCAAATGTCCAACAGCTGGTACTTCAACCCGATCATTTGTACGAATCCTTGCGGTGAGCAAGGTCTTCCGGCTTGGGGCGTATGTAACCTTTCTGCTGTCAACCTGTCCAAATTCTACGATGTTGATAAACACGATGTGGATTGGGACGATCTTGGGAAAGTCGTTCGTTACTCCACCCGTTTCCTGGATAACGTTATTGATAAGACACCTTATCATTTCGAGGAGAACCGTATCAATCAACAGGGTGAGCGCCGTGTAGGACTTGGAACAATGGGTCTTGCCGAACTGATGATTAAACTTAAGATCCGATACGGCAGCCCGGAATCTCTGGTGTTTTTGGATAAGATCTATGGCTTTATGGCAAAAGAAGCTTATCTGGCCTCCGCTGACATCGCCGAAGAAAAAGGTTCTTTCACGCATTTTATCGAGGACAAATTCCTGCAAAGCGGATTCATGAAGAAAATGACCATGGTATTCCCTGAGGTTGGCGCAGCTATCAAGAAGAAAGGTATGCGCAACGTAACCGTCATTACTCAAGCTCCTACTGGAAGCACTGGAACCATGGTTGGCACATCCACAGGAATTGAGCCGTATTTTGCTTTTGAATATTTCCGCCAAAGCCGTCTCGGCTTCGATAAGCAGTATGTGCCCATTGCACAAGAGTATAAGGACCAGCATCCTGACGAGGAGCTTCCGGATTATTTCGTTACCTCGATGTCCCTTAGCGCTGAAGACCACATCCGTGCTCAGGCAGCTATCCAAACCTGGGTAGACAGCTCCATCTCCAAAACAGCGAACTGTCCCGCGGACTTTACGGTTGAAGAGACCAAGAGATTGTATGAGCTTGCGTTTGACCTAGGCTGCAAAGGCGTTACGATCTACCGTGACGGCAGCCGTGACGTGCAAGTCCTGAGCACTGAGAAGAAGGAAGACAAGAAAGCCGAAGCTCCTGCAGCAGTTGCTGCTCCTGAAGTGGAATTTAAAGCTGATGTGCAAGACGAGGCGCATACTTTTGCCAGCCTTTCGAATCATCTCTCTGTAAATGTTGATGCCAAGACGGAGCAAGGCTTCGATAAGCAGTACAAACGCCGTCCACAGATTCTGCGCGGTGCGACTTACAAAGTGAATACACCTTTCGGTATGGCTTACATCACCATCAACGATATGAACGGCTCACCGAGCGAGATCTTCCTGAACGTGGGCAAAGCCGGTTCCGATGTCTTCGCAATGTCCGAAGCTCTCGGCCGCGTGTGCTCCCTGTTCCTTCGCTACGGCGACCACGGCGACAAGGTTCGCCTGCTGGTCAAGCACTTGAAGGGCATCGGCGGCTCCGGCGCCATCGGGTTTGGCAACAACCGCGTCGAGTCCATTGCCGACGCCGTTGCCAAAGCACTCGAGCAGCACGACGAAGTGATGAACGACCGCGACGATGTGGAAGATTTCATTACCGCGACCAGCGAAATTCTTGAAACACCCGCTGGAGCTGTAACCAGCAGCGGTTACGGCGGTCACGGCCAGTTCAAGCCGGTCGGCTTGAACTCGAAGGACCTGTGCCCATCCTGCGGCTCAGCGTCCCTGGTCAACAGCGAAGGCTGCAAGACCTGCGCGAACTGCGGTTTCAGCAAGTGTAGCTAA
- the dat gene encoding D-amino-acid transaminase: MMYYKNQFLDKSEVGISPDDRGYYFGDGVYEVFRIYKGQAYEKEAHFQRLVRSAKEVSIPLPDTIENIDKIIGKLIEMEKISDGTLYLQITRGESPRSHPFPPSETTPVMMAYCTEVQRPIASMQKGITAITMDDIRWLRCDIKTLNLLPNILVKQTAIERGIGEAILHRNGTVTECSASNIMMVKAGVVLTHPANNLILHGITRAVALRLARELGIEAKEDAFTVQQLMEADEAFLTGTTVEITPIIEIDGKKVGSGILGPITQKLQQEFERTISV; encoded by the coding sequence ATGATGTATTATAAAAACCAATTCCTGGACAAAAGCGAGGTTGGCATTTCCCCAGATGATCGCGGCTATTACTTTGGGGACGGTGTGTACGAGGTTTTTCGGATTTATAAGGGACAGGCGTATGAAAAAGAAGCACATTTTCAGCGATTAGTCCGAAGTGCCAAGGAAGTCAGTATTCCATTGCCTGATACGATCGAAAACATCGATAAAATTATAGGAAAATTGATCGAAATGGAGAAAATTTCCGATGGAACGCTATATTTGCAAATCACCAGAGGAGAGTCGCCGCGTTCGCATCCATTCCCCCCATCCGAAACAACACCCGTGATGATGGCTTACTGCACAGAGGTCCAAAGACCTATTGCTTCCATGCAAAAAGGCATCACTGCCATCACCATGGATGACATCCGCTGGCTCCGCTGCGACATCAAAACCTTGAATCTGCTGCCCAACATACTCGTTAAGCAAACGGCCATAGAACGAGGAATCGGCGAAGCTATTCTCCATCGAAATGGAACCGTAACAGAATGCAGCGCCTCTAATATCATGATGGTTAAAGCAGGTGTAGTTCTAACGCATCCAGCCAACAATCTGATCCTTCACGGCATCACCCGGGCGGTTGCTTTGAGGCTTGCTCGAGAACTTGGCATTGAAGCTAAAGAGGATGCATTTACGGTACAGCAGCTGATGGAAGCGGACGAAGCCTTTCTCACAGGCACAACCGTGGAGATAACACCCATCATTGAAATCGACGGCAAAAAAGTGGGCAGCGGCATCCTTGGACCGATCACTCAAAAGCTGCAGCAGGAATTTGAACGAACCATTTCTGTTTAA
- a CDS encoding biotin/lipoate A/B protein ligase family protein, which yields MKAWRFLHTGDRSPAENMAIDEAILTAHSEEKSPPTVRFYGWNPATLSIGYFQKAQEVDMEAVESEGIGFVRRPTGGRAVLHDRELTYSIIVSETYPGIPRNVTEAYRVLSEGLLQGFRGLGLNAEMVQLASEEEKEKYASVAGSSACFDSPSWYELVVEGRKIAGSAQVRQKDVVLQHGSILLDMDTDQLFRLLKFSNEKVAERMKLSFAKKAVTINDLLRAQNKPPIHLREVEDAFRRGIAKGLGIVLEDGELTAYEQELTRQLVQEKYAAENWNFRR from the coding sequence ATGAAAGCATGGCGTTTTCTACATACGGGAGATCGTTCTCCCGCTGAAAATATGGCAATTGACGAAGCAATTCTGACTGCTCACAGTGAGGAGAAGTCGCCGCCGACGGTTCGTTTCTATGGGTGGAATCCGGCGACGCTGTCTATAGGTTATTTCCAAAAAGCGCAGGAAGTTGATATGGAAGCCGTGGAAAGCGAAGGTATTGGCTTCGTGCGGAGGCCTACCGGCGGAAGAGCGGTGCTGCATGATCGCGAGCTAACCTACAGCATCATCGTTTCCGAAACGTATCCGGGAATCCCGCGGAATGTTACGGAAGCTTATCGGGTGCTGAGCGAAGGGCTGCTGCAGGGTTTTCGGGGCTTGGGGCTGAACGCGGAGATGGTACAGTTGGCTTCGGAGGAAGAGAAGGAGAAGTATGCTTCCGTCGCGGGCTCATCGGCGTGCTTCGATTCGCCGTCCTGGTACGAGCTTGTTGTGGAGGGCCGTAAAATTGCGGGCAGCGCACAGGTTCGGCAGAAGGATGTAGTGCTTCAGCACGGTTCCATTTTGCTGGATATGGATACGGACCAGCTGTTTCGGCTGCTGAAATTTTCGAATGAAAAAGTCGCGGAGCGAATGAAGCTGAGCTTCGCGAAAAAAGCGGTTACGATCAACGATCTGCTTCGTGCGCAAAATAAACCGCCAATCCACCTTCGTGAGGTGGAAGATGCTTTTCGGCGGGGAATTGCCAAAGGTTTGGGAATCGTACTGGAGGATGGGGAGCTGACTGCTTATGAGCAGGAGCTGACTCGACAGCTTGTTCAGGAGAAGTACGCAGCGGAGAATTGGAATTTCCGCAGGTGA